Proteins found in one Mucilaginibacter gracilis genomic segment:
- a CDS encoding PKD domain-containing protein, producing MKIKSFFKHLYRQKNILLFMVFLFQQVALQAQTNIDFESGSLSNWLFFVGGIGGSYGPGVVGTPTATPAIPGRHTLTTGAGVDPYGGFSIVDQGFTAEPTFPSCNTHKFSLMLGNDGSGAEAERARYIVHVPAGMNSYHLYYRYALVFQDIYMGDIAHTGSGKPPQLTVSVSDSITGAHIGCADTVYHYNLTDYLTSPVAGPPGLPICQVGYKGWATTSIDLSGQAGKTIAIDFSTNDCEASSHFGYAYIDFVTICSTVQHPCYPGFVGTLHAPSGFATYTWYKPGWGTPVATGQTPTPAIASPAVTSVYAVVGAPASASGCRDTFYFTIDPIVPAITGNLTLCPLSTTLLTGSGTGTWSSSNTTVASVAASSGYVGASSTPGMDTITYTMSPSGCTASVVVTVIPTDISGPTTVCIGGTITLADATPGGTWLSGTPANATITLTTGKVSGLVAGTTNITYTTSTGCTAYYIVTVLPVPTFSGVPKFCVGYPYYQPHTGTGTWSSSNPAVASIVNPVTGGILGVAMGTATITYGTTSCYITEIVTIDPNPSPIIGTAHLCLGDTVTLHDTTAGGGWSSLPETVVSVDGGFVTALAVGTATINYYMPGTLCYVSIVATVDPVPGPITGPTSVCKGSTITLVPPFTGGVWSSLNTAVATVSTGGAVFGVAPGTATIKYVGSAACGPFTRTLVVTVMPVPAAITGPHTVCPHDHILLLDSVASGIWSVSDGSIATITAGDVLGVSAGPVTVTYKLTNGCFVTYPVTVNPLPAPITGPTNVCVGSTITLSSGPGGGTWSSSNTTIASVGSLSGIVNGIGAGPVTITYTLSTGCKATYAITVNLTPAPITGPSTVCQGATITLSDTSSGGTWATVSGNATVGSSSGVVTGISGGTALISYVTTGSCVTTKLITVSPVPAPVTPAPVSLCAGDSLTMHDATAGGTWSSTGPAGTINSATGFVTGLASGTMIVRYTLPTGCYITGTVNVNPLPLPIPGPDSVCVGQTLVLTDGVSGGTWSSSTTAVATVGSNTGKVLGIIGGTTTITYTLATGCRATTVVTVKPLPVVLPIICPSVLCLDSSFVLFDSTGGGQWSSSDPTIAAVSITVGTGVAVLSGISEGVITVSYTVSNDCGKTIVTKKITVSGPPVVAPITGILGVCSGFTDTLHETTVGGVWSSSNPAIASISTGGVVSGIASGSVTISYKVTTPCGTAVATVNVLVNMEPYITANSVVACQNLVDSVNLLAHIISEGGPCILVCDSSVIMYYANGVVGSSYTWHVNGGIVLADYGDSLLVKWQTVGLVGSITLHDTFSHCIDSAYACIRVIAKPHAEFYTSTNHYCNGDNIEFIDLSTGDASSSLTGYHWNFGDGHGSTAPGSAEHSYTAGGTYTVTLTVKNECNCTDSFHYVLHIDSNQGPDIQCPAIVCAGESAHYHSNASCATYLWSVTGGTITAGAGTADVTILWNNPDSAGFGYVSLVTPGCSLLCSAPTTIKVPVILQSAQLKGPHTLCVGKDYEFGLPLWPATSYNWGVVGEPGAIPGCHNDHTVALHFSTPGTKIIHGWYQNRIKLCGGNVFDTVNVVPASAITGLTLVCADTAVVETYSVAGGYSADWRLKTSTGSLLTTASGTTFSHSFGTPGIYLLCASGDFCADTLTINVLPLPKAIDSITGQHIVCLNRTYTYKAWNDVGTTVYSWEAVGGVVTPASGSSVVTVIWTDPGVKQLKVRHVSMTTPYCEGSQYVLNINQEMITPNVTGDVVPCANSYRNYNSNYTRAESYDWAIFPNTAGSVVNGNYKDSVKILWNNTTVPVTANIVVTVHKCDTAVNDTLTVTVQPSLGASIASSTTIACPGAPVLFTAAAGGSSYLWDFGDGSSATTLSDTITHLFPANTTTGNIGYIVKVTILPDPLSPCPIAGTAQLTETIKPGPVAYLSTGTYTICSGDTLILEGTVTSNVTGLVYSWGFSAGASGYTSGSPATLYALTSGGYVFTVTASNGCSATSNNLFLNTGTDCGGFVATCALPVHSSHSCNTITVTAGAGCAGTWTAGTPPLFPFTGGLSELATYDVPGIYWFNFSGTYTSCSSTHDSTIADTVMIVPDFKYTIRCGVSGFDTLKLMDHTAYLPFVTLGTINWFIGSTFIGSGANLNVNLPGPSTDTIKEVVNYIVPGGSSFSCSKTHIVRIPGQPVASFKDTLSPVCEKVPVQFTSLSTGAIVSYSWDFGDTSGVLIQNPQRTYTWPGISNPFHFGVKLTVTDSIGCTDDTTQQVDIYHDLMGGIMAVGDVVCPDGIPYAVNFGATGTGTIPYSYVWSTGALTSIPTIGVSTSGAYWVTVTDAHECRFVPIVAENVKVLNVPPAIIYGVQHYCIGETVQLYGYAGTGVGYRWYRNGALISTAQEVNDPGLPVGHYGYKLVITVTDSLTGDTCSNVSDIDSVRIYDLPAPPTISGPFVLDCNQYSLRLVALEPVSGTYNWSNGVDGQTDTVDYGGPYRVWFTDLHGCINHSDVVVPKASDYYFGYFPAGCYNLCSEQLPLTLYGPPCVPFTSWGWINGGAVVLGGTGDMLPYTITGPGDYQWALNNGLCPKVSDHMNVSTVHCDHCQLEDLAGTLICDTTNPASFQIAITFSSPEAGTTYVLGTDFGPIAPFSGTLGSIGFSSTLTFTTLVTSPLPDSITLELTLTRPNGDKCFEHIKIPMPACHWTAEKTTGIHGSNIAPLDNHSLISSALMVYPNPSSGEVNVSYDFGSEGSNRRLLAVYDVMGRKMNYSIPQEIHGNWKLNTADWTPGNYIIRMEGDGRPLHTQQIVIVH from the coding sequence ATGAAGATCAAGTCTTTTTTTAAACACCTGTACCGGCAAAAAAACATCCTTTTGTTTATGGTGTTTTTGTTCCAGCAGGTAGCGTTACAGGCGCAAACAAACATCGATTTTGAGTCGGGGAGTTTGTCCAATTGGTTATTTTTCGTTGGCGGCATCGGTGGCAGTTATGGCCCCGGCGTAGTTGGAACCCCGACTGCAACACCTGCGATTCCAGGCAGGCATACGTTGACTACCGGAGCAGGGGTTGATCCTTATGGAGGATTTTCCATAGTTGACCAGGGATTTACCGCAGAACCTACATTTCCTTCCTGCAATACCCATAAGTTTTCTTTGATGCTCGGCAATGACGGCAGTGGAGCGGAAGCAGAAAGGGCGAGGTATATCGTTCATGTCCCGGCAGGAATGAATAGCTATCATTTATATTACCGTTATGCGCTCGTATTTCAGGATATTTATATGGGTGACATTGCGCATACCGGGTCAGGCAAGCCACCACAATTAACGGTGTCGGTTAGTGACTCCATTACCGGCGCACATATCGGTTGTGCCGATACGGTCTACCACTACAACCTTACGGATTACTTGACATCACCTGTGGCCGGGCCTCCCGGCTTGCCTATCTGCCAGGTCGGCTATAAAGGCTGGGCAACGACAAGTATTGATCTTTCCGGTCAGGCCGGAAAAACAATCGCTATTGATTTTTCGACCAACGATTGTGAAGCCAGCAGTCACTTCGGATACGCCTACATCGATTTTGTGACGATTTGTTCTACGGTGCAGCATCCTTGTTATCCCGGCTTCGTCGGAACGCTTCATGCCCCATCCGGTTTTGCAACCTATACCTGGTATAAGCCGGGATGGGGTACACCTGTGGCAACAGGCCAGACCCCGACACCTGCTATCGCGTCCCCGGCTGTTACCTCCGTTTACGCTGTAGTCGGTGCGCCAGCCTCAGCTTCCGGTTGCCGTGATACTTTTTATTTCACCATTGACCCTATCGTACCTGCCATAACCGGTAACCTTACGCTGTGCCCGTTATCCACTACGTTATTGACCGGCTCCGGTACGGGCACCTGGTCGTCCAGTAATACAACGGTTGCATCGGTTGCTGCGTCTTCCGGGTATGTTGGTGCCAGCAGCACTCCCGGAATGGATACGATTACCTATACGATGTCCCCAAGCGGCTGTACTGCTTCTGTAGTAGTAACCGTTATTCCCACAGACATCAGCGGCCCTACAACGGTATGTATAGGCGGCACGATCACGTTGGCCGATGCCACGCCCGGAGGAACCTGGTTAAGCGGGACACCCGCCAACGCAACGATCACGCTCACTACGGGTAAAGTTAGCGGACTCGTAGCAGGCACCACGAATATCACGTATACCACAAGTACCGGATGCACTGCCTATTATATTGTGACTGTGTTGCCTGTACCCACCTTTTCGGGCGTACCGAAGTTCTGTGTTGGCTATCCCTATTATCAACCCCACACCGGCACCGGCACCTGGAGTAGCAGTAACCCGGCGGTGGCGAGCATAGTCAATCCCGTTACTGGCGGCATACTTGGCGTTGCTATGGGAACGGCAACCATTACTTACGGCACAACCAGTTGTTATATTACAGAGATAGTGACCATCGACCCAAACCCATCGCCAATTATCGGCACCGCGCATCTTTGCCTGGGCGATACCGTTACGTTGCATGACACCACCGCCGGAGGTGGCTGGTCTTCCCTTCCTGAGACTGTAGTGTCAGTTGATGGCGGCTTTGTTACGGCGCTTGCAGTCGGCACAGCCACCATCAACTATTACATGCCGGGCACATTATGTTATGTGTCCATTGTTGCCACCGTTGATCCCGTCCCTGGTCCGATAACCGGGCCGACGAGTGTTTGCAAGGGTAGCACGATCACTTTAGTTCCACCTTTTACCGGTGGTGTTTGGTCATCCCTGAATACCGCTGTTGCAACTGTTAGTACAGGAGGTGCCGTTTTTGGGGTAGCGCCGGGCACCGCCACCATAAAATATGTGGGATCTGCGGCTTGCGGGCCGTTTACCCGGACACTTGTTGTTACGGTAATGCCTGTGCCCGCTGCCATTACAGGCCCGCATACGGTATGTCCGCATGATCACATTCTATTGCTGGATTCCGTAGCATCCGGTATTTGGTCGGTCAGCGATGGCAGCATAGCAACAATCACCGCCGGTGACGTTTTAGGCGTATCTGCCGGGCCGGTTACCGTAACTTACAAGCTAACCAATGGGTGCTTCGTTACCTATCCGGTAACGGTTAACCCGCTTCCGGCTCCGATCACGGGGCCGACAAATGTTTGTGTGGGCAGCACGATCACACTTAGCAGCGGTCCGGGCGGAGGAACATGGAGCAGCAGCAATACCACGATTGCTTCGGTCGGCTCACTTTCCGGCATTGTCAATGGCATTGGTGCCGGGCCGGTGACAATAACTTATACGTTGTCTACAGGCTGTAAGGCTACTTACGCGATTACGGTGAACCTTACACCGGCACCGATAACCGGCCCTTCAACCGTATGTCAGGGCGCTACGATTACTTTAAGTGATACCTCATCAGGGGGAACCTGGGCAACCGTCAGCGGAAATGCTACTGTTGGCAGTAGCTCAGGCGTAGTTACTGGTATTAGCGGCGGCACAGCCCTGATCAGTTATGTGACAACAGGGTCATGTGTTACAACAAAATTGATCACTGTTAGCCCTGTTCCGGCTCCGGTCACCCCTGCACCGGTTTCCCTTTGCGCTGGTGATTCCCTCACCATGCACGACGCAACGGCAGGCGGGACATGGAGCAGTACAGGCCCGGCAGGTACCATCAATTCCGCTACGGGATTTGTTACCGGGTTAGCATCAGGTACAATGATTGTACGTTATACTTTGCCAACCGGCTGTTATATCACCGGAACAGTAAACGTAAATCCCCTGCCGCTTCCCATTCCGGGACCGGATTCTGTTTGCGTGGGTCAGACTTTAGTATTAACAGATGGCGTATCAGGCGGCACGTGGAGCAGTTCAACAACTGCGGTAGCCACCGTTGGCAGCAATACCGGTAAAGTATTAGGAATTATCGGTGGTACGACGACAATCACCTATACGTTAGCTACAGGCTGTCGGGCCACAACGGTAGTTACCGTTAAGCCGCTGCCAGTGGTATTGCCGATTATCTGTCCTTCCGTGCTTTGCCTGGATTCTTCTTTTGTGTTATTTGATTCGACAGGCGGGGGACAGTGGTCATCAAGTGATCCCACTATTGCAGCAGTCAGTATAACAGTAGGTACAGGAGTGGCTGTTTTAAGCGGCATATCAGAAGGGGTAATTACAGTTAGCTACACCGTTTCTAACGACTGCGGGAAAACCATCGTAACAAAAAAAATAACGGTTTCCGGGCCGCCTGTGGTGGCACCGATCACCGGTATACTTGGCGTATGTTCCGGCTTTACCGATACGCTGCATGAAACAACAGTGGGCGGGGTATGGAGCAGCAGCAACCCGGCGATTGCCTCCATCAGTACCGGGGGTGTTGTCAGCGGGATAGCCAGCGGCTCCGTAACGATCTCCTATAAAGTAACGACCCCTTGCGGCACAGCGGTTGCGACAGTCAATGTATTGGTGAATATGGAGCCATACATTACGGCCAATTCGGTTGTGGCCTGTCAAAACCTCGTAGATTCCGTGAACCTGCTGGCGCATATTATTTCAGAAGGCGGCCCCTGTATCCTTGTTTGCGACAGTTCGGTTATCATGTATTATGCGAATGGTGTAGTAGGATCATCGTATACGTGGCACGTAAACGGAGGAATTGTGTTGGCCGATTATGGCGATTCTTTGCTGGTCAAATGGCAAACAGTGGGGCTCGTAGGAAGTATTACCCTGCACGACACTTTCAGCCATTGCATTGATTCAGCCTATGCCTGTATCCGCGTGATCGCCAAACCCCATGCGGAATTTTATACATCGACCAATCATTATTGCAACGGTGATAATATTGAGTTCATTGATCTTTCTACCGGGGATGCTTCGTCAAGTCTTACCGGGTATCACTGGAATTTTGGCGATGGTCACGGCTCAACAGCGCCCGGCTCTGCGGAGCATAGCTATACGGCAGGCGGCACTTATACCGTGACGCTGACCGTAAAGAATGAATGTAACTGTACCGATTCCTTTCATTATGTGCTGCATATAGACAGCAATCAAGGCCCGGACATACAATGCCCGGCCATAGTCTGCGCGGGTGAGTCGGCGCATTATCACAGCAACGCTTCCTGCGCTACCTACCTGTGGTCGGTTACCGGTGGCACCATTACTGCGGGTGCAGGTACAGCCGATGTAACCATTTTATGGAATAACCCCGATTCAGCGGGTTTCGGTTATGTGAGTTTAGTTACGCCGGGCTGCAGCCTGCTTTGTTCGGCACCCACTACCATTAAAGTACCTGTGATCCTGCAAAGCGCTCAATTAAAAGGGCCGCATACGCTTTGCGTAGGCAAGGATTATGAATTCGGCTTGCCGCTGTGGCCCGCTACCAGCTACAATTGGGGCGTGGTAGGCGAACCGGGCGCAATTCCCGGCTGCCATAACGACCATACGGTAGCCCTGCATTTCTCTACACCAGGCACCAAGATCATACATGGCTGGTATCAGAACCGCATTAAACTTTGCGGCGGCAATGTGTTCGATACGGTGAACGTTGTGCCTGCTTCTGCCATTACTGGCCTTACGCTGGTATGTGCCGACACTGCGGTGGTAGAGACTTACTCCGTTGCCGGTGGCTATAGTGCAGACTGGCGGCTGAAAACGTCGACCGGTTCGCTCCTTACTACCGCAAGTGGCACAACCTTTAGCCATAGCTTTGGTACTCCGGGTATCTACCTGCTTTGTGCATCGGGCGATTTCTGCGCCGATACACTGACCATTAATGTTTTGCCGCTGCCAAAGGCTATAGACAGCATTACAGGACAGCACATCGTATGCCTGAACCGCACTTATACCTACAAGGCGTGGAATGACGTAGGCACTACGGTTTACTCCTGGGAAGCTGTGGGCGGCGTGGTCACCCCGGCATCGGGCAGCAGTGTCGTTACCGTCATCTGGACAGATCCCGGCGTTAAGCAATTAAAAGTGCGCCATGTGAGCATGACCACGCCTTATTGCGAAGGGTCGCAATACGTTCTCAATATTAACCAGGAAATGATAACACCCAATGTTACGGGTGATGTGGTGCCCTGCGCCAATTCCTACCGGAATTACAACAGCAACTATACCAGAGCTGAAAGTTACGATTGGGCCATTTTCCCCAATACGGCAGGCAGCGTGGTGAACGGTAACTATAAGGACAGCGTGAAAATCCTTTGGAACAACACGACCGTTCCGGTTACAGCAAACATCGTGGTAACAGTGCATAAATGCGATACAGCGGTCAATGATACGCTCACCGTTACCGTACAGCCTTCTTTAGGCGCGTCGATTGCTTCATCAACTACAATAGCCTGCCCCGGTGCGCCTGTATTGTTTACAGCGGCCGCGGGTGGCAGTTCGTACCTGTGGGACTTTGGTGATGGCAGTTCCGCGACAACGCTTTCCGATACCATTACGCACCTGTTCCCTGCAAATACTACCACGGGCAACATCGGGTATATTGTGAAAGTCACGATCCTGCCTGACCCATTATCTCCTTGCCCGATTGCGGGTACTGCGCAACTGACAGAAACGATCAAACCGGGGCCAGTGGCTTACCTGAGTACCGGTACTTATACCATATGTTCAGGCGATACCCTGATTCTGGAAGGAACTGTGACGAGTAATGTAACAGGGCTTGTTTATTCATGGGGCTTCTCGGCAGGTGCCTCCGGCTATACCAGCGGCAGCCCGGCAACCCTGTATGCCTTAACCAGCGGGGGCTATGTGTTTACGGTAACCGCATCGAACGGTTGCAGCGCCACATCAAACAACCTGTTTCTGAATACCGGGACGGATTGTGGTGGCTTTGTGGCTACCTGCGCTTTGCCGGTGCATTCATCCCACTCCTGCAATACCATTACGGTGACTGCCGGTGCGGGTTGCGCAGGTACATGGACAGCGGGCACGCCGCCGTTGTTCCCGTTCACCGGTGGATTATCGGAGCTGGCAACGTACGATGTGCCGGGAATTTACTGGTTTAATTTCAGCGGAACCTATACAAGTTGCTCTTCGACGCATGACAGCACCATTGCCGATACGGTGATGATCGTTCCTGATTTCAAGTACACTATCCGTTGCGGTGTATCCGGCTTTGATACGCTGAAGCTCATGGATCACACCGCGTACCTGCCGTTCGTTACGCTCGGCACTATTAACTGGTTCATTGGCAGCACTTTCATCGGCTCAGGCGCTAATTTGAATGTGAACCTGCCCGGCCCGTCTACAGACACCATCAAGGAAGTAGTAAATTACATTGTTCCGGGTGGCAGTTCGTTTAGCTGTTCTAAGACGCACATCGTAAGGATACCGGGGCAGCCTGTGGCCTCGTTTAAGGATACGCTTTCGCCGGTCTGTGAGAAAGTACCAGTGCAGTTTACTTCTTTGAGTACCGGAGCAATTGTGTCCTACAGTTGGGACTTCGGGGATACTTCAGGTGTGCTAATACAAAATCCACAACGGACTTACACATGGCCGGGAATTTCAAACCCTTTCCATTTTGGAGTCAAGCTGACCGTAACAGATAGTATAGGATGTACGGATGATACTACGCAGCAAGTGGATATTTATCATGATCTAATGGGAGGCATCATGGCTGTTGGGGATGTGGTTTGCCCCGACGGTATTCCCTATGCTGTTAACTTCGGTGCAACTGGAACTGGAACAATACCCTATAGTTATGTTTGGTCAACCGGTGCATTAACAAGCATCCCGACCATTGGTGTGTCTACTTCAGGGGCCTATTGGGTTACCGTGACTGATGCCCACGAATGCCGATTTGTCCCTATTGTTGCTGAAAATGTAAAAGTATTGAATGTGCCACCTGCCATTATTTATGGCGTGCAGCATTATTGCATCGGCGAAACGGTACAGCTTTATGGTTATGCCGGTACAGGCGTTGGTTACAGATGGTACAGGAATGGCGCTTTGATCAGTACGGCGCAAGAGGTTAATGATCCGGGATTGCCTGTGGGCCACTATGGCTATAAACTGGTGATCACGGTTACCGATTCTTTAACCGGCGATACCTGCAGCAATGTTTCTGATATCGATTCTGTGCGCATTTATGATCTGCCTGCACCACCGACGATTAGCGGGCCTTTTGTACTCGATTGTAACCAGTATTCTTTACGCTTGGTAGCATTGGAACCGGTATCGGGTACTTACAATTGGAGCAATGGTGTAGACGGACAAACAGACACCGTGGATTACGGCGGCCCCTACCGGGTATGGTTTACCGATCTGCATGGCTGCATTAATCATAGCGATGTTGTAGTGCCAAAGGCATCTGATTACTACTTTGGCTACTTCCCTGCGGGCTGCTATAATCTATGCAGCGAGCAATTACCGCTTACCCTATACGGCCCGCCATGCGTTCCGTTTACTTCATGGGGATGGATTAACGGTGGGGCTGTGGTTTTAGGTGGCACCGGCGATATGTTGCCGTACACCATTACCGGGCCGGGAGATTATCAATGGGCGCTCAATAACGGATTGTGCCCTAAAGTCTCTGATCA
- a CDS encoding helix-turn-helix domain-containing protein: protein MVHLGHNIAKLRGIRRLPQKDIAKKLSMTQQEYSKVEKSASVDEDKLILIAEALDVSLDAIKNFNDEAAINIFNTNTTLNDNSAANIGNKSVNTFNPIEKLMEMVDENKKLYQQLLKEKDTVIQMYKQQKGS from the coding sequence ATGGTTCATTTAGGACATAATATTGCCAAACTTCGCGGCATTCGCCGCCTGCCACAAAAAGACATTGCCAAGAAATTGTCCATGACACAACAGGAATATTCTAAAGTGGAGAAAAGCGCCAGTGTGGATGAAGACAAATTGATCTTGATTGCCGAAGCATTGGACGTTTCCCTTGATGCCATTAAAAACTTCAATGACGAAGCTGCCATTAATATTTTCAATACAAACACGACATTAAACGATAATTCGGCTGCAAACATTGGAAATAAATCGGTCAATACTTTCAATCCGATTGAAAAATTGATGGAAATGGTAGACGAAAACAAGAAATTATACCAGCAACTTTTAAAGGAAAAAGATACAGTAATTCAAATGTACAAGCAGCAAAAGGGTTCATAA
- a CDS encoding outer membrane beta-barrel protein: MNKTINVLTLCAVMGSFHSLAQKGFDISVNSGLQTTTLINQEDQAAGPELNFKQKIGIPLGIGCGYTSSSHLGLMINVIHATQGQMYTGIVKPTNDSRIFLNQINALAEANNIAMSGNYTAEVKISCTKIPILFRYTGDATKKVYFNSFAGPQVTLVNGVSLSVNDKETPLMGMSNQPANFYNKVLIDGVLGLGAGFNLSEKLSLAANLRLEYSFSDAENKSAMFTNVDGRSQKYYPDGRTANHSASGGLMIECRYRFARKEEVQIKKRPGSHFYR; this comes from the coding sequence ATGAATAAGACAATTAATGTCCTCACTTTGTGTGCCGTAATGGGTAGCTTTCATTCCTTAGCTCAGAAAGGATTTGATATATCGGTCAACTCTGGACTTCAAACAACCACGCTAATCAACCAGGAAGATCAGGCCGCCGGCCCGGAGCTTAATTTTAAACAAAAGATAGGCATCCCGCTTGGTATAGGATGCGGCTATACTTCCAGCAGTCATTTGGGACTAATGATAAATGTGATACATGCTACACAAGGGCAGATGTACACAGGCATAGTCAAACCCACAAATGATTCCCGGATTTTTCTTAACCAGATTAATGCATTGGCTGAGGCAAATAATATTGCCATGTCCGGTAACTACACTGCCGAGGTGAAAATAAGTTGCACCAAAATACCCATCCTATTCCGCTATACAGGTGATGCAACAAAGAAGGTCTATTTCAATTCTTTTGCCGGGCCACAGGTTACTCTTGTAAATGGCGTGAGCCTTTCTGTAAATGACAAGGAAACTCCGCTTATGGGAATGAGCAATCAACCAGCGAACTTTTATAACAAAGTGCTTATAGATGGAGTATTAGGGCTTGGTGCCGGATTCAATCTATCGGAAAAGCTCTCACTCGCCGCAAACCTTCGTCTTGAATACAGTTTTTCTGATGCGGAAAACAAAAGCGCCATGTTTACTAATGTTGATGGCCGTTCACAAAAATACTATCCTGATGGGCGTACTGCCAATCACAGTGCATCGGGCGGATTGATGATTGAGTGTCGCTACAGGTTTGCGCGGAAAGAAGAGGTTCAAATAAAAAAGAGACCTGGTAGCCATTTTTACCGCTAA